From Amycolatopsis sp. cg9, one genomic window encodes:
- a CDS encoding SEFIR domain-containing protein, translated as MTQQARRTAIARAVLHWLYVENDAYPFADDFLELPESRVDGEQVEHDEFVRVIRWLDDRGLVDGVRVDEQDYPVRLVLTSRGRSIVVDEDQPRPPVVFISYAWDSDDPAHSQSVRRLWELLRSCRIDARLDLDAAQRRQDWPLWMGKQIREADYVLVIASRAYRERAEGRSGPDQGRGVQWEARLIRDAFYADQHALNRFVPVVLPGQSAAGVPDFLSPAGSTVYHVSDFTVEGAEKLVRLLTDQPEVLQPPLGATPVLPPRPSPPAAREQPPGPVVRNVVNGGVSGTVIQAGSIGSVTATAGIQVGEGAGLRTRRAFENAFRQAGGADHLGRPTDKVFEEGPVFVQHFTGAGESDAVICAFDGQPAVVVAGPVWDDLSALPGFPAQGLPKARADAGARLVDLAGGAWGEGVLHRSTEARPARWQPKPRLSPNAREAFRLPLAESADVTVRAIATLPWPLAEDLEITGRTRQRIEAALPLAELTALTRTLSLRRGAPVTAPQWERASGPNARSSGQHARYDQTLPSPIDGSAAVRAVARLMLPSALSSAMTVSVEYQVDFPAWRAALVAATDGAVAADLRITANEIVELWTAAWDAATVVVPGALVPDPETAALLAPPAVELQIKLDDEVAVQRRRLLDVADLSVFGKSDEQPGPQGVVTVVAPIGLGRAERRALATNALTRMARGWGFADADESDVDNSIR; from the coding sequence GTGACCCAGCAAGCGCGCCGCACCGCGATCGCCCGAGCCGTACTCCACTGGCTGTACGTCGAAAACGATGCATACCCCTTCGCCGACGACTTCCTCGAGCTTCCGGAGTCACGCGTCGACGGCGAGCAGGTCGAGCACGACGAATTCGTCCGCGTCATCCGATGGCTGGACGACCGTGGGCTTGTCGATGGCGTACGCGTCGATGAGCAGGACTACCCGGTCAGGCTCGTCCTCACCTCCCGGGGCCGGTCGATCGTCGTCGACGAAGACCAGCCGCGGCCGCCCGTCGTGTTCATCTCCTACGCGTGGGACTCGGACGACCCGGCGCACAGCCAGTCGGTGCGAAGGCTCTGGGAGTTGCTGAGGTCCTGTCGCATCGACGCCCGCCTCGATCTGGATGCGGCGCAGCGACGCCAGGACTGGCCGCTGTGGATGGGGAAGCAGATCCGGGAAGCGGACTACGTGCTCGTGATCGCGTCTCGCGCGTACCGCGAACGTGCCGAGGGCCGGAGCGGGCCGGACCAGGGGCGCGGCGTTCAGTGGGAAGCCCGCCTGATCCGCGATGCTTTCTACGCCGACCAGCACGCGCTGAACCGGTTCGTTCCCGTGGTGCTGCCCGGCCAGAGCGCCGCCGGGGTACCGGATTTCCTGTCCCCGGCCGGCTCGACCGTCTACCACGTCTCGGACTTCACCGTCGAAGGCGCGGAAAAGCTCGTGCGGCTGCTCACCGACCAACCCGAGGTCCTCCAGCCGCCGTTGGGTGCGACGCCGGTGCTGCCGCCGCGGCCGTCCCCGCCGGCGGCACGAGAACAGCCACCCGGCCCCGTCGTCCGGAACGTGGTCAACGGTGGAGTCAGTGGAACCGTGATACAGGCCGGGAGCATCGGGTCCGTCACGGCCACCGCCGGCATCCAGGTCGGGGAAGGCGCTGGTCTTCGGACCAGGAGAGCGTTCGAGAACGCGTTTCGCCAAGCCGGCGGCGCGGACCACCTGGGCCGGCCGACCGACAAGGTCTTCGAAGAGGGACCGGTTTTCGTCCAGCACTTCACCGGGGCCGGTGAGAGCGACGCCGTGATCTGCGCTTTCGACGGTCAGCCCGCTGTGGTCGTGGCCGGACCGGTGTGGGACGACCTGTCGGCCTTGCCCGGTTTTCCGGCGCAGGGCCTGCCGAAAGCGCGAGCCGACGCCGGCGCCCGACTGGTCGACCTCGCGGGCGGCGCGTGGGGCGAGGGCGTCCTGCACCGGTCCACCGAGGCGCGGCCGGCGCGGTGGCAGCCCAAGCCCCGGCTGAGCCCGAACGCCCGAGAGGCCTTCCGGCTGCCGCTGGCGGAGTCCGCGGACGTGACCGTCCGCGCGATCGCCACGCTGCCCTGGCCGCTGGCCGAAGACCTCGAGATCACCGGGCGGACCCGGCAGCGGATCGAAGCGGCCTTACCGCTCGCCGAACTCACCGCGCTGACCCGGACCTTGTCCCTCCGGCGGGGCGCACCCGTCACCGCACCGCAGTGGGAACGGGCGAGCGGGCCGAACGCCCGCTCCTCCGGGCAACACGCCCGGTACGACCAGACGTTGCCGAGTCCGATCGACGGGAGCGCCGCTGTTCGCGCCGTCGCGCGCCTCATGCTCCCCAGCGCCCTGTCGTCGGCGATGACGGTGAGCGTCGAGTACCAGGTGGACTTCCCGGCGTGGCGAGCGGCGCTGGTGGCCGCCACCGACGGCGCGGTCGCGGCCGATCTCCGCATCACGGCGAACGAAATCGTGGAGTTGTGGACGGCGGCGTGGGACGCCGCGACCGTCGTCGTGCCCGGCGCGCTCGTGCCCGATCCGGAAACTGCCGCGCTGCTGGCACCGCCGGCGGTCGAACTGCAGATCAAGCTGGACGACGAGGTCGCCGTCCAGCGACGCCGGCTGCTCGACGTGGCCGACTTGTCGGTGTTCGGGAAGTCGGACGAGCAGCCGGGCCCGCAGGGTGTGGTGACGGTGGTCGCCCCCATCGGGCTCGGCCGCGCCGAGCGACGCGCCTTGGCGACGAACGCCCTGACGCGAATGGCCCGCGGCTGGGGCTTCGCGGACGCCGACGAGTCCGATGTGGACAACTCGATCCGCTAG
- a CDS encoding chromosome segregation protein, with amino-acid sequence MSLGDERELVPLGAGFDVAKRGYSRAQVDEHLERLDADLKMLTADRDAAIAQAGDLARQLEIARGEIADLRGQVDRLAQPPTSVEGLSERLQRMLRLAQDESADTRARAEAEAGHIRAKAETDASAMRARYEQLLTELDLRRKEMEAEHRKVLEDARAQAKEITDKAEAERKRLDTESQDRRTKVEEDFEIAMASRRTEAMRVLAEQEAASKAEAARRVQEATQDAADIRAKVLEEEKAAKADIDRRQRESVAEANKRRQDSITEANARLAEAADEARRRVTTATDESNRRITQANERVDALRKVRGGLAEQVRAARAVLAEAHTVLGDEVKVPADVTADLKASDLKAEKPAADTGKTTPVGDVEETIRIKASDVPKPKQAPKPAPKPAPKPAPRASGAQKATGE; translated from the coding sequence ATGAGCCTTGGCGATGAACGGGAGCTTGTGCCGCTGGGAGCCGGCTTCGACGTGGCGAAGCGCGGGTACAGCCGAGCACAGGTCGACGAGCACCTCGAACGGCTGGACGCCGACCTGAAGATGCTCACCGCGGACCGGGACGCCGCCATCGCGCAGGCCGGCGACCTGGCGCGCCAGCTGGAGATCGCGCGCGGCGAGATCGCGGACCTGCGCGGGCAGGTCGACCGGCTCGCCCAGCCGCCGACGAGCGTCGAAGGCCTCTCCGAACGACTTCAGCGGATGCTGCGCCTGGCGCAGGACGAATCCGCCGACACGCGCGCCCGCGCCGAGGCCGAAGCCGGCCACATCCGGGCCAAGGCCGAGACGGACGCGAGCGCCATGCGCGCCCGCTACGAGCAGCTGCTCACCGAGCTCGACCTGCGGCGCAAGGAGATGGAAGCCGAGCACCGGAAGGTTCTCGAGGACGCCCGCGCGCAGGCCAAGGAGATCACCGACAAGGCCGAGGCGGAGCGCAAGCGGCTCGACACCGAGTCGCAGGACCGCCGGACCAAGGTCGAAGAGGACTTCGAGATCGCGATGGCCTCGCGCCGCACCGAGGCGATGCGGGTGCTGGCCGAGCAGGAGGCGGCGAGCAAGGCCGAAGCCGCGCGGCGCGTCCAGGAGGCCACGCAGGACGCCGCCGACATCCGCGCGAAGGTCCTCGAAGAGGAGAAGGCGGCGAAGGCGGACATCGACCGCCGCCAGCGGGAGTCGGTCGCGGAGGCGAACAAGCGCCGCCAGGACTCGATCACCGAGGCCAACGCCCGGCTCGCGGAGGCCGCCGACGAGGCACGCCGCCGCGTGACGACGGCGACCGACGAGTCGAACCGGCGGATCACCCAGGCCAACGAGCGGGTCGACGCGCTGCGCAAGGTCCGCGGTGGGCTGGCCGAGCAGGTCCGCGCCGCGCGGGCGGTGCTGGCCGAGGCGCACACCGTGCTCGGCGACGAGGTCAAGGTGCCCGCGGACGTCACGGCCGACCTGAAGGCGTCCGACCTCAAGGCGGAGAAGCCGGCGGCCGACACCGGGAAGACGACGCCGGTGGGTGACGTCGAGGAGACGATCCGGATCAAGGCGTCCGACGTGCCCAAGCCGAAGCAGGCTCCCAAGCCCGCCCCCAAGCCGGCGCCGAAGCCGGCTCCGCGGGCAAGCGGAGCGCAGAAAGCGACTGGCGAGTAA
- the paaE gene encoding 1,2-phenylacetyl-CoA epoxidase subunit PaaE — translation MAFHPLKVAGVTRLCDDAVAVTFDVPASLASDYAFKPGQSLTLRRSVDGRDERRSYSICAAAGTAPRVGVRLVPDGLFSSWLVHEVRPGDTIEVATPTGSFTPDLSEGGHHVLIAAGSGITPVLSIVASLLDTPDATVTVLYGNRRTDTVMFADELADLKDRAPARLELIHVLSREPREAELFTGRLDVPKLRALFSSLVPVSSVDHWWLCGPFEMVTGAQELLTSLDVPRSRIHQELFYVDTPPEPVAHLDPAVAGESSEVRVVLDGRSSTMTLPRTSSVLDGAQKFRPDLPFACKGGVCGTCRARVTEGKVDLRRNFALEEAEVAAGFVLTCQSYPVSEEITVDFDA, via the coding sequence GTGGCGTTCCATCCCCTGAAGGTCGCGGGCGTCACGCGGTTGTGCGACGACGCGGTCGCCGTGACGTTCGACGTGCCGGCTTCCCTGGCGTCCGACTACGCCTTCAAACCGGGGCAGTCGCTGACTTTGCGGCGTTCGGTCGACGGCCGTGACGAACGCCGCTCGTACTCGATCTGCGCGGCGGCGGGCACGGCGCCCCGGGTGGGCGTCCGCCTGGTCCCGGACGGCCTGTTCTCGTCCTGGCTGGTGCACGAGGTCCGCCCGGGCGACACGATCGAGGTGGCCACGCCCACCGGATCGTTCACCCCCGACCTGTCCGAAGGCGGCCACCACGTCCTGATCGCGGCGGGTTCGGGCATCACCCCGGTGCTGTCGATCGTGGCGTCGCTGCTGGACACCCCGGACGCGACGGTGACGGTGCTGTACGGCAACCGCCGCACGGACACGGTGATGTTCGCGGACGAGCTGGCGGACCTGAAGGACCGCGCGCCCGCGCGCCTGGAGCTGATCCACGTGCTCTCGCGCGAACCGCGCGAGGCGGAGCTGTTCACCGGACGCCTGGACGTGCCGAAGCTGCGTGCGCTGTTCTCCTCGCTGGTTCCGGTGTCCTCGGTGGACCACTGGTGGCTGTGCGGCCCGTTCGAGATGGTGACGGGCGCGCAGGAGCTGCTGACGTCCCTGGATGTGCCCCGCTCGCGAATCCACCAGGAGCTGTTCTACGTGGACACGCCACCGGAGCCGGTGGCGCACCTGGACCCGGCGGTGGCGGGGGAGTCCTCCGAGGTCCGCGTGGTCCTGGACGGCCGCTCTTCGACGATGACGCTGCCGCGGACGTCATCGGTGCTGGACGGCGCCCAGAAGTTCCGCCCGGACCTCCCGTTCGCCTGCAAGGGCGGCGTGTGCGGCACGTGCCGGGCTCGTGTGACGGAGGGCAAGGTGGACCTGCGCCGGAACTTCGCCCTGGAGGAGGCGGAGGTGGCGGCGGGTTTCGTGCTGACGTGCCAGTCGTACCCGGTCTCGGAGGAGATCACGGTCGACTTCGACGCCTGA
- the paaA gene encoding 1,2-phenylacetyl-CoA epoxidase subunit PaaA: MTATVSLEEHFEHTIERDQRIEPRDWVPEGYRKTMIRQIAQHAHSEIIGMQPEGNWITRAPSLRRKAILLAKVQDEAGHGLYLYSAAATLGADRADLTDKLITGRQKYSSIFNYPTLTFADVGVIGWLVDGAAICNQVPLCRSSYGPYARAMIRICKEESFHQRQGFELLMTMMKGTEQQREMVQEAVNRWWWPSLMMFGPPDADSPNTAQSMAWKVKRHTNDELRQRFVDMSVPQAAALGVSFPDPALKWNSERGHYDFGAVDWDEFKNVLKGNGPCNASRIAHRRRAHEDGAWVREAAVAHAEKKERK, encoded by the coding sequence GTGACCGCCACCGTCTCGCTCGAGGAGCACTTCGAGCACACCATCGAGCGCGACCAGCGGATCGAGCCGCGCGACTGGGTGCCCGAGGGTTACCGCAAGACGATGATCCGGCAGATCGCGCAGCACGCGCACTCGGAGATCATCGGCATGCAGCCCGAGGGCAACTGGATCACGCGCGCGCCGTCGTTGCGGCGCAAGGCGATCCTGCTGGCCAAGGTCCAGGACGAAGCCGGCCACGGCTTGTACCTGTACTCCGCCGCGGCGACGCTGGGTGCCGACCGCGCGGACCTGACCGACAAGCTGATCACCGGGCGCCAGAAGTACTCGTCGATCTTCAACTACCCGACGCTGACCTTCGCCGACGTCGGCGTGATCGGCTGGCTGGTCGACGGCGCGGCGATCTGCAACCAGGTGCCGCTGTGCCGGTCGTCGTACGGGCCGTACGCGCGGGCGATGATCCGGATCTGCAAGGAGGAGTCGTTCCACCAGCGGCAGGGCTTCGAGCTGCTGATGACGATGATGAAGGGCACCGAGCAGCAGCGGGAGATGGTCCAGGAGGCCGTGAACCGCTGGTGGTGGCCGTCGCTGATGATGTTCGGCCCGCCGGACGCCGACTCGCCGAACACCGCGCAGTCGATGGCGTGGAAGGTCAAGCGGCACACCAACGACGAGCTGCGGCAGCGCTTCGTCGACATGTCGGTGCCGCAGGCCGCCGCCCTCGGTGTCTCGTTCCCGGACCCTGCGCTCAAGTGGAATTCCGAGCGCGGGCACTACGACTTCGGCGCGGTGGACTGGGACGAGTTCAAGAACGTGCTGAAGGGCAACGGCCCGTGCAACGCGTCGCGGATCGCCCACCGGCGCCGCGCGCACGAAGACGGTGCGTGGGTGCGGGAAGCCGCCGTGGCGCACGCGGAGAAGAAGGAGCGCAAGTGA
- the paaD gene encoding 1,2-phenylacetyl-CoA epoxidase subunit PaaD, with protein sequence MVTAAAVAATVTDPELPMLTLADLGVLRSVAEEDGRVVVAITPTYTGCPAMDTMRDDLEHALLSAGFADVEIRTQLAPAWTSDWISAAGREKLASAGIAPPGAAPRRSGPIPLTLSAPVTRVSCPLCGSEDTEEQSRFGATACKALWRCRSCAEPFEHVKEI encoded by the coding sequence GTGGTGACCGCGGCGGCCGTCGCGGCCACGGTCACCGACCCCGAGCTGCCGATGCTGACCCTGGCGGACCTGGGCGTGCTGCGCTCGGTGGCCGAGGAGGACGGCCGCGTGGTCGTGGCGATCACGCCGACGTACACCGGCTGCCCGGCGATGGACACCATGCGCGACGACCTGGAGCACGCGCTGCTTTCGGCGGGCTTCGCGGACGTCGAGATCCGGACCCAGCTGGCCCCGGCGTGGACGTCGGACTGGATTTCGGCGGCCGGCCGGGAAAAGCTGGCCTCGGCGGGAATCGCCCCACCGGGCGCGGCGCCCCGGCGCTCGGGCCCGATCCCGCTGACGCTGTCGGCGCCGGTCACCCGGGTTTCCTGTCCGCTGTGCGGTTCCGAAGACACGGAAGAACAGTCCCGCTTCGGCGCGACGGCGTGCAAAGCCTTGTGGCGCTGCCGGTCGTGCGCGGAGCCGTTCGAGCACGTCAAGGAGATCTGA
- a CDS encoding universal stress protein produces the protein MGAAYRTVVVGTDGSESSFAAVDRAAAVAGDAGATLVIACAYYPASQSDVDKAQDALGEEAYQVVGSAPAEDTLQSARDRAARAGAEKIDTVAVKGDPVDSLRKVVREREADLLVVGNRGLNTIAGRILGSVPSEVARKSGVDVLIVHTT, from the coding sequence ATGGGTGCGGCATATCGGACCGTGGTGGTGGGCACGGACGGCTCGGAGTCTTCGTTCGCGGCGGTGGACCGCGCGGCGGCGGTGGCCGGCGACGCCGGTGCCACGCTCGTCATCGCGTGTGCGTACTACCCGGCCAGCCAGTCCGACGTCGACAAGGCCCAGGACGCCCTCGGTGAAGAGGCGTACCAGGTCGTCGGCTCGGCTCCGGCCGAAGACACCCTGCAGTCCGCGCGGGACCGGGCGGCGCGCGCGGGGGCGGAGAAGATCGACACGGTCGCGGTGAAGGGCGACCCGGTCGACTCGCTGCGCAAGGTCGTGCGCGAGCGCGAGGCCGACCTGCTGGTCGTCGGGAACCGCGGGCTGAACACGATCGCCGGCCGGATCCTCGGCTCGGTGCCGTCCGAGGTGGCGCGCAAGTCCGGCGTGGACGTGCTCATCGTCCACACGACCTGA
- a CDS encoding adenylate/guanylate cyclase domain-containing protein: protein MTDPSEELQQRLERVLLGGRRKYTRLEVAEKAGVPDERSRRLWRALGFATVRDDEVVFTDADVEAMRTADQLVQSGLIDPSIEVSVTRALGQHLSRLAEWQVDMLWELIREQPELGRSERQVTRLVDRLLPELERVQNFVWRRHLAAYAGRAFAAAGDNVEARTEVVGFVDMVGYTRLTRQIDEDELSRVLDAFETLATEVIAEHHGRVVKMIGDEVLFVADSAVDAAEIALALTERTSADDSLPAVRAGMASGRILSRFGDVYGSVVNLAARLTSVARPGTILVDRELASELSDEKAYELRLRRPVTVRGYNRLRPAALRRAQEVPTGMFASSQELAAEMLGLTGATAEAEPAEERAEHDEERPRRRRRRRLR, encoded by the coding sequence GTGACCGATCCGAGCGAGGAACTTCAGCAGCGGCTCGAACGCGTCCTGCTCGGCGGCCGGCGGAAGTACACCCGGCTCGAAGTGGCGGAGAAGGCCGGCGTGCCCGACGAACGGTCACGCCGGCTCTGGCGCGCGCTGGGCTTCGCCACGGTCCGCGACGACGAGGTGGTCTTCACCGACGCGGACGTCGAAGCCATGCGGACGGCGGACCAGCTGGTCCAGTCGGGGCTGATCGACCCGAGCATCGAGGTGTCGGTGACGCGCGCGCTCGGCCAGCACCTGTCGCGGCTGGCCGAGTGGCAAGTCGACATGCTGTGGGAGCTGATCCGGGAGCAGCCGGAGCTGGGCCGCAGCGAGCGCCAGGTGACCCGCCTGGTCGACCGGCTGCTGCCGGAGCTGGAACGGGTGCAGAACTTCGTCTGGCGCCGCCACCTGGCGGCCTACGCCGGGCGAGCGTTCGCGGCCGCGGGCGACAACGTCGAGGCGCGCACCGAGGTCGTCGGCTTCGTCGACATGGTGGGCTACACGCGGCTGACCCGCCAGATCGACGAGGACGAGCTGAGCCGCGTCCTCGACGCGTTCGAGACGCTGGCCACGGAGGTGATCGCCGAGCACCACGGGCGCGTGGTGAAGATGATCGGCGACGAGGTCCTGTTCGTCGCGGACTCGGCGGTCGACGCGGCGGAGATCGCCCTGGCCCTGACCGAGCGCACGTCGGCGGACGACAGCCTGCCGGCAGTCCGCGCGGGCATGGCCTCGGGCCGCATCCTGTCCCGTTTCGGCGACGTGTACGGCTCGGTGGTCAACCTGGCGGCCCGCCTGACCTCGGTGGCCCGCCCGGGCACGATCCTGGTCGACCGCGAGCTGGCATCGGAGCTCTCGGACGAAAAGGCGTACGAACTCCGTCTCCGCCGCCCGGTGACGGTCCGCGGCTACAACCGCCTCCGCCCGGCCGCCCTGCGCCGCGCCCAGGAGGTCCCGACGGGGATGTTCGCCAGCTCGCAGGAGCTGGCGGCGGAGATGCTGGGGCTGACCGGCGCCACCGCGGAAGCCGAGCCGGCCGAGGAGCGTGCGGAGCACGACGAGGAACGACCTCGCCGCCGTCGCCGCCGTCGCCTCCGCTGA
- the paaZ gene encoding phenylacetic acid degradation bifunctional protein PaaZ, which translates to MALLRSYVSGEWHTATGEGVPLHDAATGEEVARISSAGVDFAGALAYGRRVGGPALRELTFHQRAALLKALASHLREHREELYALSARTGATLGDSKFDIDGGIGVLFSYGSKGKRELPNDTVYVEGAVEPLSRGGTFVAQHIATPLRGVAVQINAFNFPVWGPLEKFAPAFLAGVPSLVKPASSTAYLTARLVELIIESGILPEGSLQFVAGSVGDLLDHVTAQDLVSFTGSASTAQKLRAHPAIIRNAVRFNAEADSLNCSILGPDAVKGTTEFDLFVKQLTTEMTVKAGQKCTAIRRAFVPASLLDDVASAAAERLAKVTVGNPTAEGVRMGALASLEQREEVRRSLKALLDAGSVVFGDPEKVEVVDADAERGAFISPVLLKADPERSEPHEVEAFGPVSTLMPYTSTEQVVDFAARGGGSLAGSVVSADPEFVREVVLGAAPFHGRLLVLDAEDAKESTGHGSPMPQLVHGGPGRAGGGEEMGGIRGVLHHMQRTAVQGSPAVLSAVTGRWVTGAPRTEGDVHPFRKSLAELKIGDSVVAGPRTVTQEDVDHFAEFTGDTFYAHTDPEAAAANPLFGGIVAHGYLVVSFAAGLFVSPEPGPVLANYGLENLRFLTPVKVGDSLTVTLTAKQITPRIDQEYGEVRWDADVTNAEGESVAKYDVLTLVSKEQP; encoded by the coding sequence ATGGCATTGCTGCGCAGCTACGTCTCCGGGGAGTGGCACACGGCGACCGGCGAGGGCGTCCCGCTGCACGACGCGGCCACGGGCGAGGAGGTCGCCCGGATCTCGTCGGCGGGCGTCGACTTCGCGGGCGCGCTGGCGTACGGCCGCCGGGTCGGTGGTCCGGCGCTGCGCGAACTGACGTTCCACCAGCGGGCGGCCCTGCTGAAGGCGCTGGCTTCGCACCTGCGTGAGCACCGCGAGGAGCTGTACGCGCTCTCCGCCCGCACCGGCGCGACGCTGGGCGACTCGAAGTTCGACATCGACGGCGGCATCGGCGTCCTGTTCAGCTACGGCTCGAAGGGCAAGCGCGAGCTGCCGAACGACACCGTCTACGTCGAAGGCGCCGTCGAGCCGCTGTCGCGCGGCGGGACGTTCGTCGCCCAGCACATCGCGACCCCGCTGCGGGGCGTGGCGGTGCAGATCAACGCGTTCAACTTCCCCGTGTGGGGTCCGCTGGAGAAGTTCGCCCCCGCGTTCCTCGCCGGGGTCCCGAGCCTGGTCAAGCCGGCCAGCTCGACGGCGTACCTGACCGCGCGGCTGGTCGAGCTGATCATCGAGTCGGGGATCCTGCCCGAGGGTTCGCTGCAGTTCGTCGCCGGCAGCGTCGGCGACCTGCTCGACCACGTGACCGCGCAGGACCTGGTGTCCTTCACCGGCTCGGCGTCGACCGCCCAGAAGCTGCGGGCGCACCCGGCGATCATCCGCAACGCCGTGCGGTTCAACGCCGAGGCCGACTCGCTGAACTGCTCGATCCTCGGCCCGGACGCGGTCAAGGGCACCACCGAGTTCGACCTGTTCGTCAAGCAGCTGACCACCGAGATGACGGTCAAGGCGGGCCAGAAGTGCACCGCCATCCGGCGCGCGTTCGTCCCGGCGTCGCTGCTCGACGACGTCGCTTCCGCCGCGGCCGAGCGGCTCGCGAAGGTCACCGTCGGCAACCCCACCGCCGAAGGTGTGCGGATGGGCGCGCTGGCCAGCCTGGAGCAGCGCGAGGAGGTCCGGCGGTCGCTGAAGGCACTGCTGGACGCCGGCAGCGTCGTCTTCGGGGACCCGGAAAAGGTCGAGGTCGTCGACGCCGACGCCGAGCGCGGCGCGTTCATCTCCCCGGTGCTGCTCAAGGCCGACCCGGAGCGCTCGGAGCCGCACGAGGTCGAGGCGTTCGGCCCGGTCTCGACGCTGATGCCGTACACGTCCACCGAGCAGGTCGTCGACTTCGCCGCGCGTGGCGGCGGCAGCCTGGCCGGGTCCGTCGTTTCCGCCGACCCGGAGTTCGTGCGCGAGGTCGTGCTGGGTGCGGCGCCGTTCCACGGCCGGCTGCTGGTCCTGGACGCCGAGGACGCCAAGGAGTCGACCGGGCACGGCTCGCCGATGCCGCAGCTGGTCCACGGCGGCCCCGGGCGGGCCGGCGGCGGCGAGGAGATGGGCGGCATCCGCGGCGTGCTGCACCACATGCAGCGCACGGCGGTCCAGGGTTCGCCCGCGGTCCTCTCCGCGGTGACCGGCCGCTGGGTGACCGGCGCGCCGCGCACCGAAGGCGACGTCCACCCGTTCCGCAAGTCCCTGGCCGAGCTGAAGATCGGCGACTCCGTCGTCGCCGGGCCGCGCACGGTCACGCAGGAGGACGTGGACCACTTCGCCGAGTTCACCGGCGACACGTTCTACGCCCACACCGACCCCGAGGCCGCGGCCGCGAACCCGCTGTTCGGCGGGATCGTCGCGCACGGCTACCTGGTCGTCTCGTTCGCGGCGGGCCTGTTCGTCTCGCCCGAGCCCGGCCCGGTGCTGGCCAACTACGGCCTGGAGAACCTGCGGTTCCTCACCCCGGTCAAGGTCGGCGACTCGCTGACGGTGACGCTGACCGCCAAGCAGATCACCCCGCGGATCGACCAGGAGTACGGCGAGGTCCGCTGGGACGCCGACGTCACCAACGCCGAGGGCGAGTCCGTCGCCAAGTACGACGTCCTGACGCTCGTGTCGAAGGAGCAGCCGTGA
- the paaC gene encoding 1,2-phenylacetyl-CoA epoxidase subunit PaaC, whose amino-acid sequence MSFDNVYESLTEENDARWAFGTGFEDPLSGVDTSVPSGVDGAQLAAYCLMLGDDALIFSHRLQEWCTNAPELEDEVAIANIGLDLLGQARLLLARAGKADGSSRTEDSFAFLRAENEFRNVRLAELGGGHFGHLIARLFVFSTWRLALLQRLVPSADPVLAAIADKGVKELTYHRDYAAQWLVRLGDGTPLSHERMQEGLDAVWPYVGELFRTHPVELVDAASLRPEFDAVLDQALAAATLVLPTAGELAGVSGRTGRDGVHTEQMGFLLAELQSVARAMPDAKW is encoded by the coding sequence ATGAGTTTCGACAACGTGTACGAGTCGCTGACCGAGGAGAACGACGCCCGCTGGGCGTTCGGCACCGGCTTCGAGGACCCGCTGTCCGGAGTGGACACCTCGGTGCCGTCCGGGGTGGACGGCGCGCAGCTCGCGGCGTACTGCCTGATGCTCGGTGACGACGCGCTGATCTTCTCCCACCGGCTGCAGGAGTGGTGCACGAACGCGCCCGAGCTGGAGGACGAGGTGGCGATCGCCAACATCGGCCTCGACCTGCTCGGCCAGGCCCGGCTGCTGCTGGCGCGCGCCGGCAAGGCCGACGGCTCGTCGCGCACGGAGGACTCGTTCGCGTTCCTGCGCGCCGAAAACGAGTTCCGCAACGTCCGGCTCGCCGAGCTGGGCGGCGGCCACTTCGGGCACCTGATCGCGCGCCTGTTCGTGTTCTCGACGTGGCGGCTGGCGCTGCTGCAGCGGCTGGTGCCGTCCGCCGACCCGGTGCTCGCCGCGATCGCCGACAAGGGCGTCAAGGAGCTGACCTACCACCGCGACTACGCGGCGCAGTGGCTGGTCCGCCTCGGCGACGGCACGCCGTTGTCGCACGAGCGGATGCAGGAGGGCCTCGACGCGGTCTGGCCGTACGTCGGGGAGCTGTTCCGCACCCACCCGGTCGAGCTGGTGGACGCGGCTTCGCTGCGGCCGGAGTTCGACGCGGTGCTGGACCAGGCCCTCGCGGCGGCGACGCTTGTTTTGCCCACCGCCGGTGAGCTGGCGGGCGTCTCGGGCCGGACCGGCCGCGACGGCGTCCACACCGAGCAGATGGGGTTCCTGCTGGCGGAGCTGCAGAGCGTGGCCCGGGCGATGCCGGACGCGAAGTGGTGA
- the paaB gene encoding 1,2-phenylacetyl-CoA epoxidase subunit PaaB: MKHDWPLYEVFVRGKRGLNHVHVGSLHAADDEMALHHARDLYTRRNEGVSIWVVRASDITASSPDEKDPFFAPSGDKVYRHPTFYDIPEEVPHI, translated from the coding sequence GTGAAGCACGACTGGCCGCTGTACGAGGTGTTCGTCCGCGGCAAGCGCGGGCTGAACCACGTGCACGTCGGCTCGCTGCACGCGGCCGACGACGAGATGGCGCTGCACCACGCGCGCGACCTCTACACCCGCCGCAACGAAGGGGTGTCGATCTGGGTCGTCCGGGCGTCGGACATCACCGCGTCGTCGCCGGACGAGAAGGACCCGTTCTTCGCGCCGAGCGGTGACAAGGTCTACCGGCACCCGACGTTCTACGACATCCCCGAGGAGGTGCCGCACATATGA